Proteins encoded together in one Cicer arietinum cultivar CDC Frontier isolate Library 1 chromosome 4, Cicar.CDCFrontier_v2.0, whole genome shotgun sequence window:
- the LOC101502427 gene encoding putative vesicle-associated membrane protein 726 — MGQQTLIYSFVSRGTIILAEYTEFSGNFSTIASQCLQKLPSSNNRFTYNCDGHTFNYLVDNGFTYCVVAVESAGRQIPIAYLERVKEEFSKKYGGGKAATATTHSLNKEFGSKLKQQMQYCVDHPEEINKLAKVKAQVSEVKGVMMENIEKVLDRGEKIEMLVDKTDNLRSQAQDFRTQGTKMKRKMWIENMKIKLIAFGIILAIILMIFMSLCRGFSCLN, encoded by the exons ATGGGGCAACAAACTTTGATCTATAGCTTTGTATCTCGTGGCACAATTATTCTTGCTGAGTATACAGAATTTTCTGGAAATTTTTCCACCATTGCCTCTCAATGTTTACAAAAGCTTCCTTCTTCTAATAACAGATTCACCTACAATTGTGATGGTCACACTTTCAATTACCTTGTTGATAATGGATTCA CGTATTGTGTGGTCGCAGTTGAATCTGCTGGTAGACAGATTCCTATTGCTTATCTTGAGCGTGTCAAGGAAGAATTCAGCAAAAAATATGGTGGCGGCAAAGCTGCAACTGCTACAACTCATAGCCTAAACAAAGAATTTGG GTCTAAATTAAAGCAGCAAATGCAATATTGTGTTGATCATCCCGAAGAGATTAACAAGCTTGCCAAAGTGAAGGCTCAAGTTTCTGAAGTCAAGGGTGTTATGATGGAAAACATTGAGAAG gTTCTTGACCGTGGAGAAAAGATTGAGATGTTAGTGGATAAAACTGACAACCTTCGATCACAA GCACAAGATTTTAGAACACAGGGAACAAAGATGAAAAGAAAGATGTGGATTGAAAATATGAAGATCAAATTGATTGCTTTTGGTATCATCTTAGCGATAATTTTGATGATATTTATGTCACTATGTCGTGGCTTCAGCTgcttaaattag